A genomic region of uncultured Roseibium sp. contains the following coding sequences:
- a CDS encoding ABC transporter permease: MIVRYFSEARFAIVLLAVLLIVTIILTPSRFSPENLGTTLGLMTPFILAACAVTPVFLAGREGIDLSVGPLIGFVSVVMVKVLILDLGFSTPLIIVPAALLLGAAVGMTNGMLAVYLRVQPIVTTLGMYLILAGLASWILPSPKGPVPGWLSSLSEGYSIIPIVGVALVWLMIKRLPLYGLILTIGGEDRAAYAAGVNVNLVRFLTYVIGGLFAGVAAISLTGLLGSADAQVGPNYTLLAIAAAALGGVSLGGGKGTMFGAAVGAIDIYLLQNLVTHFNVSPFFLQIAYGSILVFAVSLNSDVLSRYLSRERRHV, encoded by the coding sequence ATGATTGTGCGATACTTTTCAGAAGCGCGCTTTGCGATCGTGCTCCTCGCTGTACTGCTGATCGTCACCATCATCCTGACGCCATCGCGATTTTCGCCGGAAAATCTCGGAACGACGCTTGGTCTGATGACCCCGTTCATTCTGGCCGCCTGCGCTGTCACTCCGGTTTTCCTGGCAGGCCGGGAAGGCATCGACCTTTCAGTCGGGCCTCTGATCGGCTTTGTCAGTGTCGTCATGGTCAAGGTGCTGATCCTTGATCTCGGGTTTTCCACGCCCCTGATCATTGTGCCGGCGGCCTTGCTGCTGGGCGCGGCGGTAGGAATGACCAACGGCATGTTGGCCGTATATCTCCGCGTTCAGCCGATTGTCACAACGCTTGGCATGTACCTGATCTTGGCAGGGCTTGCTTCATGGATATTGCCGTCGCCCAAAGGGCCGGTGCCCGGCTGGTTGTCGAGCCTGTCCGAAGGCTATTCGATCATTCCGATCGTCGGCGTTGCACTGGTTTGGCTGATGATCAAGCGTCTGCCGCTCTATGGATTGATATTGACAATCGGAGGCGAAGACCGGGCGGCGTATGCTGCAGGCGTGAATGTCAATCTGGTCCGGTTTCTGACCTACGTGATCGGCGGCCTTTTTGCAGGGGTTGCAGCGATCTCGCTGACGGGCCTTTTAGGTTCGGCGGACGCACAAGTGGGACCAAACTATACCTTGCTGGCGATTGCGGCCGCGGCATTGGGGGGCGTCAGCCTTGGTGGCGGCAAAGGGACAATGTTCGGCGCCGCCGTCGGTGCCATAGACATCTACCTGCTCCAAAACCTGGTGACGCATTTCAATGTTTCGCCGTTTTTCTTGCAAATTGCCTACGGCTCGATCCTCGTCTTCGCCGTGTCGCTGAACTCGGATGTGCTGAGCAGATACCTGTCACGGGAGCGCCGCCATGTTTAG
- a CDS encoding ABC transporter permease — MFRRFVLSLPPAYWMVLGIFAFGALTIEGYTSAFSIRALLVLSAFLIIAAAGQTMTMLIGGIDLSIPFVVGFANVAIAQLGSDGIPFSMALVIVVGLSALLGAFNGGLSAILKVHPLIITLGTGTALLGGVLLWTKGYPTGSAPAYINEFVSIGASIGPFPVPWLVPATIALIIVLRLFETRTTLGRKVFALGSNSTAAPYALINPTVIWIFCFAVSAVLAAITGILLLGFSGAAFADVGQPYLFQTVAAAVIGGTALSGGRGGILGTVAGALALIQLNTVLIGLGLDQSAVQAALGALIILVVALYGRQPPLRIAI, encoded by the coding sequence ATGTTTAGGCGTTTCGTTTTATCCCTGCCACCGGCCTATTGGATGGTCCTTGGCATCTTTGCGTTCGGGGCGCTGACGATTGAAGGATATACAAGCGCTTTTTCCATTCGTGCCTTGCTGGTGCTGTCTGCATTTCTGATCATCGCCGCCGCTGGGCAGACCATGACGATGCTGATTGGCGGGATCGATTTGTCCATCCCGTTCGTGGTTGGTTTCGCCAATGTGGCGATAGCCCAACTCGGATCTGACGGTATTCCCTTCTCCATGGCACTGGTGATTGTCGTGGGGCTCAGCGCGCTGTTGGGTGCTTTCAACGGTGGGCTGTCTGCAATTCTGAAAGTGCATCCGTTGATCATCACACTGGGCACCGGAACAGCGCTATTGGGTGGCGTGCTGCTTTGGACCAAAGGATATCCCACGGGTAGTGCGCCCGCCTATATCAACGAATTCGTCTCGATCGGTGCTTCAATCGGACCGTTTCCGGTCCCTTGGCTGGTGCCGGCAACAATCGCTCTGATCATCGTGCTGCGGCTCTTTGAAACGCGGACGACCTTGGGGCGCAAAGTCTTTGCCCTGGGATCAAATTCGACTGCGGCCCCCTATGCCCTCATCAACCCAACCGTGATCTGGATCTTCTGCTTTGCCGTGTCGGCCGTTCTTGCAGCCATCACGGGCATCCTGCTTCTGGGCTTTTCAGGAGCCGCATTCGCAGATGTGGGGCAGCCCTACCTGTTTCAGACGGTTGCCGCGGCGGTCATTGGCGGCACGGCCCTGTCAGGTGGCAGGGGTGGCATTCTGGGCACGGTCGCGGGTGCGCTGGCGCTGATTCAGCTCAACACTGTCTTGATCGGTCTGGGGCTGGATCAATCAGCCGTCCAGGCAGCGCTCGGCGCCCTGATCATTCTTGTCGTGGCACTTTACGGGCGGCAACCGCCCTTGCGCATCGCGATCTGA
- a CDS encoding amidohydrolase family protein, with translation MGGKSNQRILDAHIHWWDLENNYYPWLMDKKPDEGGLSGVDAIARTYLFEHYMADASGYDIEGFVHIQAEWDPSDPVGETRWLQSLVDDDKIRGKLLAIVGFANFADPNVEEILEGHTAHANVRGIRHMLNFLPDNPALCWADQDYLANDTWLKNIRLLDKYGLDFDPMCFSNHLPDLARIAAENPEIQVILEHTGMPYDHAPEGRETWRQGMRLLAERENTAAKISGLGNTIDNWTEDLIRPYVLDTIETFGTDRVVFASNFPTDSMFSDMSRIWDAFLSITSDFSQEERDAMFADNARRIYRLE, from the coding sequence ATGGGAGGCAAGTCCAACCAGCGCATTTTGGACGCACACATTCACTGGTGGGATCTGGAAAACAACTACTATCCATGGCTGATGGACAAGAAACCGGACGAAGGAGGCCTTTCCGGGGTTGACGCCATCGCCAGGACCTATCTTTTCGAGCACTATATGGCCGATGCATCTGGCTATGACATCGAAGGGTTCGTGCATATTCAAGCCGAGTGGGATCCGTCCGATCCTGTGGGGGAAACCCGCTGGCTGCAATCGCTTGTCGATGATGACAAGATCAGGGGCAAGCTGCTCGCAATAGTCGGATTTGCAAATTTCGCGGATCCAAATGTCGAGGAAATCCTGGAGGGCCACACGGCTCATGCCAATGTTCGCGGCATTCGCCATATGCTGAACTTCCTGCCGGACAATCCGGCGCTGTGCTGGGCAGACCAGGACTACCTGGCAAACGACACGTGGTTGAAAAACATCCGGTTGCTGGACAAATACGGGTTGGATTTCGACCCGATGTGTTTTTCGAACCACTTGCCGGACCTGGCGCGCATCGCAGCGGAGAACCCGGAAATACAGGTGATCCTGGAACACACGGGTATGCCCTACGACCATGCGCCGGAGGGGCGCGAGACATGGCGGCAGGGAATGCGCCTGCTGGCGGAGCGCGAGAATACGGCCGCGAAAATATCCGGCCTTGGCAATACCATAGACAATTGGACCGAAGACCTCATCCGGCCATATGTACTGGATACAATTGAGACCTTTGGAACAGACCGTGTTGTCTTTGCCTCAAACTTTCCAACAGACAGCATGTTCAGTGACATGAGCAGGATCTGGGATGCTTTCCTGTCAATTACTTCCGACTTCAGCCAGGAGGAAAGAGACGCTATGTTCGCCGACAACGCCCGGCGAATCTATCGCCTGGAATGA
- a CDS encoding IclR family transcriptional regulator yields MSPADGAQKDADKKYSAPALEKGLDILELLGSKSNTLSKSQIAKELGRSTSEVFRMLGCLEERGYISERAPGDGYGLTMRLHDLVNKWPPHARLVSAALPEMRLLAEQTLQSCHLGVLNSGKLYVAAQAESPLPISLTFRIGSEFPLLRTASGRVLLAFQSKKVAEFLIGSVAPELSSGEKSELMNHLETIRANGIEVSDSDRVEGLTDFSCPVLDAQGNASAAITVPFLRFLNRNTDAESVRRKLKKAGNTISARFGGEAS; encoded by the coding sequence ATGAGCCCTGCAGACGGTGCCCAAAAGGATGCCGACAAGAAGTATTCTGCTCCCGCGCTGGAAAAGGGTCTCGATATTCTGGAATTGCTCGGTTCCAAGTCCAACACGCTGTCCAAGTCACAGATTGCAAAAGAGCTGGGACGTTCCACCAGCGAAGTGTTTCGTATGTTGGGATGCCTGGAGGAACGCGGTTACATTAGCGAACGTGCACCGGGGGACGGCTACGGCCTGACCATGCGTCTGCACGATCTGGTCAACAAATGGCCTCCCCACGCACGTCTGGTATCCGCTGCATTGCCGGAAATGCGGCTGCTGGCCGAACAAACGTTGCAATCGTGTCATTTGGGTGTCCTCAATTCCGGCAAGCTTTACGTCGCAGCGCAGGCCGAAAGCCCGTTGCCGATCAGCCTGACGTTTCGCATTGGCTCCGAATTCCCGCTGCTTCGTACGGCGTCGGGCCGCGTTCTGTTGGCGTTTCAGAGCAAAAAAGTCGCCGAGTTCCTGATTGGTTCCGTTGCACCCGAGTTGAGCTCCGGCGAAAAAAGTGAGCTCATGAACCACCTTGAAACAATTCGGGCGAACGGAATTGAAGTTTCGGATAGCGACCGGGTCGAGGGGCTGACCGACTTCAGTTGTCCGGTACTCGATGCACAAGGAAATGCTTCAGCGGCGATTACGGTTCCCTTCCTGAGATTCCTGAACCGGAACACAGATGCCGAAAGCGTTCGTCGCAAATTAAAGAAGGCTGGGAATACGATCTCTGCACGTTTCGGCGGCGAAGCCTCGTAG
- a CDS encoding AraC family transcriptional regulator codes for MSDALRIRSGEFGRVALLDMDRSLVRHAHPHCHVLLKVDGGDTAFLVGDKVSPLTDETAVLVNAWTPHAFVHDPSKPRTLILALYIEPAWLAEFRANWAASGDIRFFENAVGMITPAIRRQTMELATSMVHAPTALSDHEEMLSGLMVAVIEQFTEWRTVGAGLREAARRNSVDWRIRKAVKLIRDDPGDVDNIDKVAEAAGMSRANFFRVFEASLGVTPRVFLNVIRLEQAVHYAVHSKESFGELSDRLGFSSQGHFTRFFRDHAGVAPSQFRSIARLGEAPGFSHFETIG; via the coding sequence ATGTCTGACGCGTTGAGAATCCGTTCCGGAGAATTCGGACGAGTTGCGTTGCTCGATATGGATCGAAGTCTGGTCCGCCACGCCCATCCTCACTGCCATGTTCTACTTAAGGTCGACGGCGGCGATACGGCCTTTTTGGTCGGCGACAAGGTATCCCCACTGACCGATGAAACGGCCGTTCTGGTGAATGCCTGGACGCCGCATGCATTCGTTCACGACCCATCGAAACCGCGCACTCTGATTTTGGCCCTTTATATCGAGCCTGCCTGGCTGGCCGAGTTTCGCGCCAATTGGGCGGCCAGCGGCGATATCCGGTTTTTCGAAAATGCCGTCGGCATGATTACGCCGGCCATCCGCAGGCAAACGATGGAACTTGCCACCTCCATGGTGCATGCGCCGACTGCATTGAGCGATCATGAGGAGATGTTGAGCGGATTGATGGTTGCCGTGATTGAGCAATTCACGGAGTGGCGCACCGTTGGTGCGGGCCTGCGTGAGGCGGCTCGGCGGAACTCTGTCGATTGGCGAATTCGAAAGGCAGTCAAGCTTATTCGGGATGATCCGGGAGATGTCGACAATATCGATAAGGTCGCTGAAGCTGCCGGGATGAGCCGGGCAAACTTTTTTCGGGTGTTCGAGGCGTCACTTGGGGTGACACCGCGCGTCTTTCTGAACGTGATTAGACTTGAACAGGCCGTGCATTACGCAGTCCATTCCAAAGAATCCTTTGGCGAGTTGTCGGATCGGCTGGGCTTTTCCAGCCAGGGCCATTTCACGAGATTTTTTCGCGACCACGCCGGTGTCGCACCCAGCCAGTTCCGCAGCATAGCACGGCTTGGCGAAGCGCCTGGTTTCTCGCATTTTGAGACTATAGGGTAA
- a CDS encoding molybdopterin cofactor-binding domain-containing protein, with the protein MFGQGSLHQDRLRVEDAALLTGRASFFDDVATGPFCCHASILRSPHAHADILEIRTESAAAIPGVRAVLTGSDVSQVTVPLMVGVKVPIECWPIATDRVRYVGEPVAIVLAEDRYVAEDALEQIEVRYKQRAPVLDPEAAAEESTPIHPCLNSNLSAERRFHYGDCEAAFAAADREVSITVQYPRNACTPIETYGVHASYDPFEDAFEVTANFQGPFSIHPVIARALKVPGNRLQLRTPENSGGSFGVKQGVFPYIVLMAAASRLAGVPVKWVEDRLEHLMASVSATNRVVTLRAAVSDDGRISALDWDQIEDVGAYLRAPEPATLYRMHGNLCGAYDIANLTVRNRIVMTNKTPTGLNRGFGGPQVYFALERLMHRIAETLELDPVDVIRRNLIASDAFPYLTASGTTYDSGNYTEALECALRDGGYRALVDRRSQARAEGRIYGIGIAAAVEPSVSNMGYLATALTPEERKKAGPKNGAQSAATISVDPSGTLTVQIDSVPQGQGHRTVASVAVAEIFGLESDDIRVVSGLDTAKDAWSIAAGNYSSRFAAASMGAVLLAADRLRERLALMAADLVGGAADQIVFEAGQAFCRNAPGKKISFVRLASTGHWAPGTLEPGTVPALRETAFWSPPELTAPTPEDGINSSLCHAFIFDFCGVEIDPVTAKIRIDRYVTMHDCGTILHEGMVEGQIRGAFAQAVGAALFEEYAYGPDGAFLAGTLADYLVPTVNEIPPLDILHISTPSPMTPTGAKGVGEGNCMSTPVCIANAVADALSPKLGSRDLTLPLSEAKIAELLSDEPEAPDGAVPTVRPGRGLSGTGKAHVAAEPQKIWDLLMDADQLAAVIPGAHSVAKTSVNEFRADVTLGVGPVKGRYRVTVGLSELDPPRSVILSGQANGALGTGEGVGRVTLTPLPNGGTEIGYSYEAQVGGKVAAVGGRLLDGAAKIIIGQFFAALGRKAGDTQSGWRKRLLALLGGRS; encoded by the coding sequence ATTTTTGGGCAAGGGAGCCTGCATCAGGATCGGCTGAGGGTCGAAGATGCAGCATTGCTGACCGGACGTGCGTCCTTTTTCGATGATGTGGCCACAGGTCCGTTTTGTTGCCATGCATCGATCCTGCGTTCACCTCATGCCCATGCGGACATTCTTGAGATCCGAACCGAAAGCGCGGCGGCGATACCGGGTGTGCGGGCTGTCCTTACCGGTTCGGACGTTTCTCAAGTAACAGTTCCGCTAATGGTGGGTGTCAAAGTCCCGATCGAATGCTGGCCGATCGCAACGGACCGGGTTCGTTATGTCGGTGAACCGGTCGCCATTGTTCTTGCCGAAGATCGGTATGTCGCGGAAGATGCGCTTGAGCAAATCGAGGTTCGCTACAAGCAGCGTGCGCCGGTCCTGGACCCGGAAGCCGCGGCTGAAGAATCAACGCCAATTCACCCGTGTCTGAACAGCAACCTCAGCGCTGAGCGCCGGTTCCACTATGGCGATTGTGAAGCGGCCTTCGCGGCGGCCGACCGTGAAGTGTCCATCACCGTTCAATATCCTCGAAACGCCTGCACTCCGATCGAGACCTATGGCGTTCATGCCAGCTACGATCCCTTCGAGGACGCATTCGAGGTTACTGCCAATTTCCAGGGCCCGTTTTCGATCCATCCCGTTATCGCCCGCGCGCTTAAAGTGCCCGGTAACCGTTTGCAATTGCGGACACCTGAAAATTCCGGAGGCAGCTTCGGTGTCAAACAGGGGGTCTTTCCATACATCGTCTTGATGGCTGCGGCATCGCGTCTTGCCGGTGTCCCTGTCAAATGGGTCGAAGACCGGCTTGAACATCTGATGGCTTCTGTTTCCGCAACAAACAGGGTTGTGACGTTGCGCGCTGCCGTCTCGGATGACGGCCGCATAAGCGCACTCGACTGGGACCAGATCGAAGATGTAGGGGCTTATCTGCGGGCGCCTGAACCTGCCACCTTGTACCGGATGCATGGCAATCTCTGTGGAGCCTATGACATCGCCAATCTGACCGTTCGCAACCGGATCGTGATGACCAACAAGACGCCGACCGGTCTCAATCGCGGTTTTGGCGGGCCGCAGGTCTATTTCGCCCTGGAACGCCTCATGCACAGGATAGCCGAGACGCTGGAACTCGATCCGGTGGACGTCATCCGGCGAAATCTCATCGCCAGCGACGCGTTTCCGTACCTGACGGCGAGCGGAACGACCTATGACAGCGGCAATTACACCGAGGCTCTGGAGTGCGCGCTGCGCGACGGAGGATATCGCGCACTTGTTGACCGGCGTAGCCAGGCGCGTGCCGAAGGGCGCATCTACGGGATCGGGATCGCCGCCGCCGTTGAGCCTTCCGTGTCGAATATGGGTTACCTCGCCACTGCGTTGACGCCGGAAGAACGAAAGAAAGCGGGGCCGAAAAACGGGGCCCAATCAGCGGCCACAATTTCCGTCGATCCGAGCGGCACGCTTACTGTCCAGATCGACAGTGTGCCACAGGGCCAGGGCCACAGAACCGTCGCAAGCGTTGCCGTTGCCGAGATCTTCGGACTTGAATCTGACGACATTCGTGTGGTCAGCGGCCTGGACACCGCCAAGGATGCCTGGTCGATCGCCGCCGGGAACTATTCCAGCAGGTTTGCCGCAGCATCGATGGGCGCTGTATTGCTCGCGGCCGACCGTCTGCGTGAGCGGCTTGCATTGATGGCGGCCGATCTGGTTGGCGGTGCTGCGGATCAGATCGTTTTCGAGGCCGGACAGGCTTTTTGCCGAAATGCGCCCGGAAAGAAAATCTCTTTCGTGCGCCTGGCATCCACCGGACACTGGGCGCCGGGCACATTGGAACCCGGCACCGTGCCCGCACTGCGTGAAACTGCGTTCTGGAGCCCGCCCGAATTGACGGCGCCGACGCCGGAAGACGGAATCAACTCGTCGCTTTGCCACGCCTTCATTTTCGACTTTTGCGGCGTCGAAATCGACCCTGTAACCGCGAAAATCCGGATCGACCGGTATGTCACCATGCACGATTGCGGCACGATCCTGCATGAAGGGATGGTCGAGGGCCAGATCCGCGGCGCCTTTGCCCAGGCGGTCGGCGCCGCGCTGTTCGAGGAATACGCCTATGGTCCTGACGGCGCGTTTCTGGCAGGCACATTGGCGGACTATCTTGTGCCGACGGTCAATGAGATTCCGCCGCTTGACATTCTTCACATTTCGACGCCGTCACCAATGACACCGACCGGCGCGAAGGGGGTCGGCGAAGGCAATTGCATGTCGACGCCGGTCTGTATCGCCAACGCCGTTGCCGACGCTCTGTCCCCCAAACTTGGTTCCCGTGATCTGACTTTGCCTCTGAGCGAGGCGAAGATCGCAGAACTCCTGAGCGACGAACCGGAAGCCCCGGATGGGGCTGTGCCGACCGTGAGACCCGGCAGAGGGCTAAGCGGCACTGGCAAGGCGCACGTCGCTGCCGAGCCTCAAAAGATCTGGGACCTGCTCATGGACGCCGACCAACTGGCGGCGGTCATCCCCGGGGCGCACTCGGTTGCCAAAACCTCAGTCAACGAATTCCGCGCCGATGTGACGCTTGGTGTGGGACCCGTCAAGGGCCGGTACCGTGTGACCGTCGGTTTGTCCGAACTGGATCCGCCGCGAAGCGTGATCCTGTCAGGGCAGGCGAATGGCGCCCTTGGAACGGGCGAGGGGGTCGGGCGCGTGACCCTGACGCCCCTGCCGAACGGCGGCACCGAGATCGGCTACAGCTATGAAGCGCAAGTTGGTGGCAAGGTCGCTGCAGTCGGCGGACGCTTGCTGGACGGGGCCGCGAAAATCATCATCGGGCAGTTTTTTGCGGCGCTTGGCCGCAAGGCCGGCGATACACAATCGGGCTGGCGCAAACGGCTGCTTGCTCTCCTTGGAGGCCGTTCATGA
- a CDS encoding FAD binding domain-containing protein, which produces MKPAAFDYIRPETVTEALEALHHAGDEARVLAGGQSLVAMLNMRLARPSLLVDVMRLGANTIVSDKSAVTVPFGVRQANLAAYPSLVAELPLVHAMLPWLGHAQTRARGTVCGSVAHADPSAELPLALVALNGQIHLRARRSKRTVPARDFFNGMMLTDVRPDEMIDAVSFPKIRPGQGHSFFEVGRRKGDFAIVACAAVTQGARVRLSVGGVEDTPASRDWDSLDDGQIDDALNDFAWSLEAREDLHATARYRRDLVRRLGRKAIEEARKCVR; this is translated from the coding sequence ATGAAACCCGCAGCCTTCGACTACATTCGACCCGAAACGGTTACAGAAGCGCTTGAGGCGCTGCATCACGCGGGTGACGAAGCGCGTGTCCTCGCCGGAGGCCAGTCGCTTGTCGCGATGCTGAACATGCGGCTTGCGCGGCCGTCCCTGCTTGTTGATGTGATGCGCTTGGGCGCAAACACCATTGTCAGCGACAAGTCGGCGGTAACTGTGCCATTCGGTGTCCGGCAGGCCAATCTGGCTGCTTACCCGTCGCTGGTGGCCGAACTGCCGCTGGTTCACGCAATGCTGCCCTGGCTGGGTCACGCCCAGACCCGCGCGCGTGGAACCGTTTGCGGGTCGGTTGCTCACGCAGATCCATCGGCGGAATTGCCGCTGGCTCTGGTCGCCCTGAATGGGCAGATCCACCTGCGCGCGCGGCGGTCCAAACGGACGGTGCCAGCGCGGGATTTCTTCAATGGCATGATGCTGACCGATGTCAGACCCGATGAAATGATCGACGCGGTCAGCTTTCCCAAGATACGCCCCGGTCAGGGGCACAGCTTTTTCGAAGTCGGTCGTCGCAAGGGCGACTTTGCCATCGTGGCTTGCGCTGCGGTCACGCAGGGCGCGCGCGTCCGGCTGAGCGTAGGCGGTGTCGAAGACACGCCCGCATCGAGAGACTGGGACAGCCTCGATGACGGACAGATCGACGATGCGCTGAATGACTTTGCCTGGAGCCTTGAGGCTCGGGAAGACCTGCACGCCACCGCACGTTATCGCCGCGATCTTGTGCGGCGCCTTGGCCGGAAAGCCATAGAAGAGGCCCGCAAATGCGTTCGTTAG
- a CDS encoding (2Fe-2S)-binding protein has product MRSLASKERHQVNLTLNGREVSGCAQPRMLLSDFLRHEIGATGTHVGCEHGVCGACTVRIDGSMARSCLTLAVQVDGSAVDTVEGLQPEPARLSVLQAAFGRHHALQCGFCTAGILMSLDTLLRDEPDADEDRIRDVLSGHLCRCTGYQPIVRAAREAAEILRGESTDA; this is encoded by the coding sequence ATGCGTTCGTTAGCCAGCAAAGAACGCCATCAGGTGAATTTGACACTGAATGGTCGTGAGGTGTCGGGCTGCGCCCAGCCCCGGATGTTGCTCAGCGATTTCCTTCGCCACGAAATCGGGGCGACCGGCACGCATGTGGGGTGTGAACACGGCGTTTGCGGTGCCTGCACCGTGCGCATCGATGGTTCGATGGCACGGTCGTGCCTGACATTGGCAGTGCAGGTCGATGGTTCCGCGGTCGACACGGTCGAAGGCTTGCAGCCCGAACCGGCGCGGCTGTCGGTCCTGCAAGCTGCGTTCGGGCGGCATCACGCCCTTCAATGCGGTTTCTGCACTGCAGGAATTCTGATGTCGCTCGATACCTTGCTGCGCGACGAACCGGACGCGGATGAAGACCGGATCCGCGACGTTCTTTCCGGACATTTGTGCCGCTGCACCGGCTACCAGCCGATTGTTCGTGCTGCTCGTGAAGCTGCCGAAATACTGCGAGGAGAATCGACCGATGCTTGA
- a CDS encoding AMP-binding protein, whose translation MLDLGRTFVASVERDPEACAIVDGDLRMTYAEWYCRISALTSGLEDLGLKKGDRVVSAMQNSWAAATLHWACQIAGLILVPVNWRATSEELDFFLENSEACALLGDASSADAVAQSARAKHLPVMLNAPGGSFSDLATATVNMATPRAAAEDVSLMLYTSGTTAKPKGVPRRHRTERAAAVAHIAQNFLPRLDRTLGVMPLYHTMGVRSLLAMSLLNGCFVCLQRFSSGEALRLIEDERIGSLYLVPTLYHDLLDHPEFSTTDISSARRLGFAGASMTDGLLQRIVSAFEPEHFVNHYGSSEIYTFSVDQNAAAKPGSAGKSGLNQQIRVIALGSDDPHATLPAGVEGQIIATLDGDEAFEGYWRRPDADAKSLKKGWYFTGDSGVYDEDGDLFVTGRVDDMIITGGENVSPVEVESCLSMHPGVSEAAVVGLPDERWGKIVAAFVRRKSAVSEEELDHHCRSSGLANFKRPRSFVFVDELPKSPVGKLLRRSLVAGDYTPETKLTAE comes from the coding sequence ATGCTTGATCTCGGACGCACATTCGTCGCCAGCGTCGAGCGGGACCCCGAAGCCTGTGCCATCGTCGATGGGGATCTCAGGATGACCTATGCCGAGTGGTACTGCCGGATATCGGCATTGACCTCGGGATTGGAAGACCTCGGTCTGAAGAAGGGTGACCGCGTTGTTTCGGCCATGCAGAACAGTTGGGCGGCGGCCACGCTGCACTGGGCCTGTCAGATCGCTGGCCTCATTCTGGTGCCGGTCAACTGGCGGGCGACTTCGGAAGAGTTGGACTTCTTTCTGGAAAATTCCGAAGCCTGCGCGCTTCTCGGGGACGCCTCAAGTGCCGATGCCGTAGCGCAGTCCGCCCGCGCAAAGCATCTGCCGGTCATGCTCAATGCGCCTGGCGGATCATTTTCGGACCTGGCGACTGCAACCGTGAACATGGCAACCCCGCGCGCTGCGGCTGAAGACGTTTCGCTCATGCTCTATACGTCGGGAACCACAGCCAAACCCAAAGGCGTTCCCCGCCGTCATCGAACCGAGCGCGCTGCTGCAGTTGCTCACATTGCGCAAAACTTCCTGCCGCGCCTCGACCGGACGCTCGGCGTCATGCCGCTCTATCACACGATGGGAGTGCGGTCGCTGCTGGCGATGTCGCTGCTCAACGGATGTTTCGTCTGCCTTCAACGGTTCTCTTCGGGCGAGGCACTGCGACTGATCGAGGACGAACGGATCGGCAGCCTTTATCTGGTGCCGACGCTCTATCACGATCTGCTCGATCATCCCGAATTTTCAACGACCGATATCAGCTCCGCGCGCCGTCTGGGATTTGCCGGCGCCTCGATGACGGACGGGCTGCTGCAGCGGATCGTTTCCGCTTTCGAGCCGGAGCATTTCGTCAATCATTACGGGTCGTCGGAAATCTATACGTTCTCGGTTGACCAGAACGCTGCCGCCAAACCCGGCTCGGCAGGAAAGTCCGGTCTCAATCAGCAAATTCGCGTAATCGCACTCGGCTCGGACGACCCGCACGCCACGTTGCCAGCCGGTGTCGAGGGCCAGATCATCGCAACGCTGGATGGCGACGAAGCTTTCGAAGGTTATTGGCGACGCCCGGATGCGGACGCGAAGTCCCTGAAGAAAGGTTGGTACTTCACCGGTGACAGCGGCGTATACGACGAAGACGGGGATTTGTTCGTAACCGGTCGTGTCGATGACATGATCATCACGGGAGGTGAGAACGTCTCCCCTGTCGAGGTGGAAAGCTGCCTGTCGATGCATCCCGGTGTATCCGAGGCGGCGGTTGTGGGCCTGCCTGATGAACGCTGGGGCAAGATCGTTGCGGCCTTTGTTCGCCGCAAATCCGCAGTCAGCGAAGAAGAGCTGGATCACCACTGCCGCTCCTCCGGCCTCGCCAATTTCAAACGCCCCCGCAGCTTCGTCTTTGTCGATGAATTGCCGAAATCACCTGTCGGCAAGCTCCTGCGCAGATCGCTCGTCGCCGGGGACTACACACCCGAAACAAAACTCACCGCCGAGTGA